One genomic region from Stutzerimonas decontaminans encodes:
- a CDS encoding IS1182 family transposase, whose product MMGQLPGGQQRLFYSFNLEDHVPAQHLLRSIDQCLDLSDLRAYLADFYSPIGRPSIDPELMVRMLVVGYCYGIRSERRLCEEVHLNLAYRWFCRLGLEDEVPNHSTFSKNRHGRFRDSDLFRWLFNEVLRRCMAAGLVKGEGFAVDASIIKADASRQRGVVGDEVDWSDPKLSSRAVREYLEALDEDALAEALPKKISLTDPQSRWTAAPGGPAFFAYSTNYLIDTEHGVIMDVEATPAHRTTEVDSTRTMVERVEAQFDLTPERLIGDTAYGTAPMLAWMVEEKDIEPHVPVWDKTERKDDSLSSNDFHWNQEANEYRCPTGKPLRSEWRAFTQKRSRVTKANTIIYRSSQTDCVTCPLKAKCCPNTPNRKIVRSIHEAARDVARRIAKTPEYLVSRCERKKVEMLFAHLKRIMKLDRLRLRGLTGATDEFTMAAMVQNLRRMAKLLPQGPPLTG is encoded by the coding sequence ATGATGGGACAGTTACCGGGAGGACAGCAGCGCCTGTTCTACTCGTTCAATCTCGAAGATCACGTCCCGGCCCAACATCTCCTGCGCAGCATCGACCAGTGCCTGGATCTCAGTGATCTGCGCGCCTATCTGGCGGATTTCTATAGCCCCATCGGGCGTCCCTCGATTGACCCGGAATTGATGGTGCGCATGCTGGTCGTCGGCTACTGCTATGGCATTCGTTCCGAGCGGCGATTGTGCGAAGAGGTGCACCTGAACCTGGCCTATCGCTGGTTCTGCCGGCTGGGTCTGGAAGACGAAGTACCTAATCACTCGACCTTCTCGAAGAATCGCCATGGCCGTTTCCGTGACAGCGATCTGTTCCGCTGGTTGTTCAATGAAGTGCTGCGGCGCTGCATGGCAGCCGGCCTAGTCAAGGGCGAAGGTTTCGCCGTCGACGCCAGCATCATCAAGGCGGATGCCAGCCGGCAACGTGGGGTGGTGGGAGATGAAGTCGATTGGAGCGATCCAAAGCTCAGCAGCCGCGCCGTGCGCGAGTACCTCGAAGCACTTGATGAAGATGCGTTGGCTGAGGCTCTTCCCAAGAAGATTTCGCTCACCGATCCTCAGTCCCGTTGGACAGCAGCACCAGGCGGCCCGGCCTTCTTTGCCTACTCCACAAATTACCTGATCGACACTGAGCACGGTGTGATCATGGATGTGGAAGCGACCCCGGCGCACCGTACCACCGAAGTCGACTCGACCAGGACGATGGTCGAGCGTGTCGAAGCGCAGTTCGACCTCACACCGGAACGCCTCATCGGCGACACCGCCTATGGCACTGCCCCGATGCTGGCCTGGATGGTCGAAGAGAAGGACATCGAGCCGCATGTGCCGGTGTGGGACAAGACTGAGCGCAAGGACGACAGTCTCTCCAGTAACGACTTCCACTGGAATCAGGAAGCCAATGAATATCGCTGCCCAACCGGCAAACCGCTACGCAGTGAATGGCGCGCCTTCACCCAGAAAAGATCGCGGGTAACCAAGGCCAACACCATCATCTACCGCTCCAGCCAAACCGACTGCGTCACCTGTCCGTTGAAAGCGAAATGCTGCCCCAACACACCGAATCGGAAGATCGTTCGCAGCATCCATGAGGCTGCCCGCGATGTGGCTCGACGCATCGCCAAGACACCGGAATACCTCGTCTCACGTTGCGAACGGAAGAAGGTGGAGATGCTTTTCGCCCATCTTAAACGGATCATGAAACTCGACCGTTTACGACTGCGTGGCCTGACAGGCGCCACTGACGAATTCACCATGGCTGCGATGGTGCAGAACCTGCGCCGCATGGCCAAGCTTTTGCCTCAAGGGCCACCGCTCACGGGATAG